The Solanum dulcamara chromosome 6, daSolDulc1.2, whole genome shotgun sequence genome contains the following window.
CGCCGGAGACAATGTTAAGTTTCAACTTCCGATGGCTTTTACTATAACGATGCTTTCATGGAGTGTCATTGAATACGGGGAAGATATAGCCGCCGCAGGCGAGTATAGATACGCGCTTGAGGCCATCAAGTGGGGGACGGATTACTTCGTTAAAGCTCACACTCATCCTTACGTCCTCTGGGTTCAGGTTTGgattaagaaatttattaaataaatatatacttataaattaaaatgtaaAACTCACTTCTTATTAATATTTGTGAAAAAATCCCTTTAGTCACGCCCAAAAAATTGAAGTCTATGAAATTCAACTAAGTCACATTCTTGCCCTTTTGATTTCTAAGTGGGTCCATTTAGTTATTGTCTTTATGAACGTAAATCAAGCTGGTGATTTCTTTGAATAATCATTGTTGGGTCATTTCCATAGACCATAATTATATATGTCTTTGGCTTTAATATTAGACatttaaattctgaattcgTCAGGTAGGTGAAGGAGACACAGATCATTATTGTTGGCAAAGGCCGGAGGACATGACCACATCTCGTCGAGCTTATAAGATCGACGAGGCTCATCCCGGGTCGGATGTCGCCGGAGAGACGGCAGCCGCGTTGGCGGCGGCGTCAATTGTGTTTAGGAAAACAAATCCACATTACTCTCACCTTCTCTTGGTCCACGCGGAACAGGTAATTAACTAACGTTGTTTGAATACATTAAACAAAAGACAATTGCTAAATACTAGTGTAACACAAATGGTCGACTTCCTCATGAtgcatttttcttttaaatttgaaaactaTTAATATTGTACTTTTCATTAAGAATAAATGAGAagctttaattttaattataaccacataaatattatatatgtcatgtttaatatcataaatttcaaaagttttatgCTTACACACAAGGGGGAGAGCTAGAAGACGCCAGaaattacattgtatataaaaaggttaaaattatttttatgcatATAATAAATGCTGAATTCTTTTGATTTCTTTGCGTGTTTACATCTTTATACTCTAAATTTCCTTGGTGAAAATTTTGGTTCCATCACTAGTCAAACAAATGTTCTAACGTATTTTGAATtgcaaatttcaaaaatcttcatttctttcttaaattccgtgtcaattaaaattaaaaaaaagggtaGCCCAAATTGGGTCACACGGGTCTATTGTATGCCGTCTTACCCTGCATTTCTGCATAAGACTGTTTCCACTCCTTGATAGAACCCGTGACCTCTTAATCACATGACCACAACTTTAACGGTTACCAAAACACACACATTTGAAGTGAGATTTTTAAAGGAGATATTCCAAATGGTTGTTTGTTTTAATtgcataataataattaatgcaattaattatttcttttgaaTATTGTAGTTGTTTGAGTTTGGTGACAAGTTTAGAGGGAAGTATGATACAAGTGTTGGAGCAGCCAAAGGTTACTATCCATCGTTGAGTGGTTACAAGGATGAGTTGTTATGGGCAGCTATGTGGCTCTACAAGGCCACCGACAAATcctattatttaaaatatgcaTTACAAAATGCTCAATCTTTTGGGGGTACGACTTGGGCCATCTCAGAATTCAGTTGGGATGTCAAATACGCTGGCCTCCAACTACTCGCCTCTACGGTAAATTCTGATTTTAGTTCttatgatatataatatatgattaCATATATTTGATTATCCGTTAATTGAAATGtgaatttttaatctttctgcTCGTGAATTTTTACAAATTTAGCAATTATATCACCCCATCTATGTATTATGTTAAACTTATATTATTACTGTATAAGCAGTttaaatatgatatatttttcatataatgGACAATAGGTTAGATGTTGATTCATGTATATATTCTAAGGACAAAGATAAGAATTTACCAATAATTGAGGGaccaaaaatgttattattcGTACAACTTTTATTGATTAATTTAACATGTTCCAAAAAAGGTCCTTCAGGTTTAGAATTTAGTAAGTATTAGTCTTTTTTTAGTTAAGTAAGTACATAGATTAATTTGAAACTTCGATATTGATGTGTTACCTTAATATAGTTCATGTATCGTTGATTAGGTAGTAGATCTTTGCTTTAGTTGTTATTCCTATTCTTTATTATTGGCAAATGAGAATAAATATGAATGCATGCGTGGTATATGATTACTTGCACtcctcttcattttttttaattttatattttagacTTACGTAATTACTTGCATTTACATTACATAGTCAATATAAGGAAAATGGCATATGTTTTGACACATGTTGAGAGTCTTAGATGTACGCCTTGAAAATAGTGAAGCattttacatgatattatttacATAGAAACAAACTTTTGTCCTTTAGAATATATACAAACAACATATATATCGGCATAATTTATGTTAAATCAAGTTATTAATGCACGGAAGAATATAATTAGTCCAAAATCaagcataaaaataataagttaCCTTCTCAATTTTGACCTTAATCTGGCCTGTTTTTCAACGTATTCCATGTTCTATGATTTACAAATCTCGaatttggaaaatgatttaagTTATACGTTACACAAATCTCGTAATTTAACTGATTATAACATGTTAATTATGCACCATTTATTCTATATATGTTATTAAGTAATGTTCGTTGAATTGAGTTATATGTAATTGTCATGTGGCGGGACAAAATTTACACCTTCAGTGCATAGAATTTAAAGTCTGCGGGAAGTGAcatatatcaataaaattaggTAAGTTTTGACACATGTTGAGATGTCGATGTAGGCTCAAAAAAATAGTGATTTTATGTTGGATTAATTAATTTCATAGAGACAAAAAGGGACCCTTGTCCATGAGAATACAAACACCATATGTTAATTGGTTAAGGCAAAAAACTTCTCATAAAGCAAGTTGTTCGTGGTGAGATCGATAGTCCAAAATCAAATAGAGAACAATCACGAATTTTCCTTCTCAACTATAGTCCACTAATTTGGTGTTTCTTTTATGGTTGAAGCACATAATAATGTCTTGATTTATGACACTTGGTCATTGGTATGTCCCCTTGGACAATATAACAcctacaatatatatataaagatctcttatactattaatataatttagatCAAAGTTTGTTGATATTGAATCATGATATATCTATCTTGACAAAATTTATCTACATGACAAAATATTGTATCACAAACACTAAGGGCTATAATTAGTTGGTCGAGCAACTCATTTAAGTTCATCATACTATCACAAAAATTGATcagtttgcatatatatatatatattttatatgattAATGCATAGAATTTAAACTCTCTTTTATTGTGTAGTTGCCAAGGCAAGGAAAAGAAGAAGCCAAAATTCTCCAAGAGTATCGTTCGAAAGGCGAATACTACGTTTGTTCATGTCTAAACCAGAACAATAAAACTAATGTACATCGCACCCCAGGAGGCCTCTTGTACATCCGTCAATGGAACAACATGCAATATGTCTCTAATGCAGCATTTCTCCTCATGGTGTATTCCGATCATCTCAGGGAAACTAATCAGATGGCTAGGTGTGAACGTCGTTCCGTGGGCCCCGAAGAAATCTTCGCCTTCGCGAAATCCCAGGTTGACTATATTTTGGGTTTGAATCCGAGGGGCGTGAGTTACTTAGTCGGCTACGGACCCAAGTATCCCCAAAGGGTGCACCATAGGGGTGCATCGGTTGACTCATACAAAAAGCGTAAAAGCTTCATAAGTTGTACTCAAGGTTATGACAATTGGTTCGGACGCAAGAATCCGAACCCGAATACCCTATTCGGGGCATTAGTCGGTGGGCCGGATAACAAGGACCGATTTAATGATCATAGGAGAAATTACATGCAAACAGAGGCTTGTACTTATAACACGGCTCCTCTTGTTGGattatttgcaaaattgcaTGGGCTAGACAGAGACATCGACATTGAAGATTCAACATTATTTTCTGCTGAGTAAATAGTTTATGGGCTACTATTTATCCGAAAAATGCCACGTAGttgtttttatttactttttgatTGATTGAAGAAAGAAATACAACAAAGGGAAAAAGGTATATAGAATATAGTTCGTTCCATGTATTCATCTTTTGATGTTCCACGATTCACTTTTATGAATAAATGAAATTTACACTTCTTCTTTATTTGCTCTTGCATGAATACTATCATTTACATATGATATACGATCATTTTTAGTTTTATACAATGATAATGAAAAAGtcaatatattaatttaagattattataaaaaattataaactttaaattttaaattcttgcTTTAGGGAGAGATTTGTTCGATCCGCTTGTTAAAAGTAAATGTGTTCTTCTTAATACATTGTTGGAAAATACGGTATGCCGACACCATATATAACCAATTTGTTGAAGTTTATTTAAGAGGGTGAAGGGTTGTTTCATCGTAGGGACTCGTATTATTGTGCAATCACATAGTGAAAGGTCAAATCAGTGACGAGTTGTCAAAATATCAAGTTCAATTCACTTCAAATAGCTAGAAAAGTTCTCAAAGGATTGTGAATTAGGTGCGTATAATTACCTTGTGACCAACTGTAGCATTCCTTCAAAGCTCAAAAGAAAGACCCCCATAAGTTGCTGGTACCAGGCTCTAAAAGAGTCTTTTTCGAGCGAGTGTCTCTATCTTTTGCATGTCCAAGGCAATGCAATCATTGATCTTCGCTATCGCGCCTCTTCCTTGTATCAGTTGATGCTAGGACAGTGCTTAATATGAGTTTGTGCTTAATATGAGTTTTCTACCACTGAATTTGCTTATGCTCCCTTTGATCTAGTACTATTTCTATAAATAAGATTGAGTAGGAAAATATTAAATTCTTCTTTAGCCTCCATTGGCTtgtaaagaatataaaaacataCTCACACCACACCAAAAAACACGTTAAAACATGCTAATTCACCAGACCTCCATAAGTTGTGATGGAATAGTAAGACTATTTCACTTTTAATTAAGATCTCGATTTCAAAttctgaaaatgaaaaaaattaagttgAAAACGCTATCCCAAACGGACCTTGTAGTGCGCGATCCAAATTAATCCTCAATGCGCGATCCAAATTTAATCCAAACTCCACAAACTACAAACACCATCTggtaaatcaaaaaaaaatcaaaagaaaggacataCAAGTACTTACATGTCATGAGACTCATAGTTAATTACAACTctgattttcaaaattaaaaaacacaCACTCAGATTTTTAACTACTAATTTGGCTTTGTGGATTACTTTTAAGGAGATCATCAGTGTCATCACCCTTCTTATGaaagttttctttttttccctctttaAAACTTTCTTTGACAGATTCAAAATTAGAATCAGTtgttgtagcctctttcatggCATGTTGTGCCTTGTCTATTGTCTGGCTGCTAAAGActtgttcttctttttcctcTGCCATTTCTTCAGCAACTCTTATGAATTCCTCAGCTGTGGTAGGTGCTTTTTCTTCTGCATGATGCTCGTAATTTTCCTTGCTATACCTCTGCCTCCATATATCACAGAGTATATTAAGATTGTAACAATTGAATATGTAcgaattattaattaaaaattcatAAGCCTCAAAGTCCAGCTGAGTCTCTTGTTTATCACCATATCAATAGTTTCAAAATCTTTAATAAACCCgtaaattttcaatttatttgtcttactcAAATACTTTAAAAAGCCTTTTTACTAGGCCAGcctacatatttaaaattataaaattaaagaacattTTAATGTAttcaacatatttttaatttaaaattataaaatttaaaactctTTCATGCCAAATCAAATTAGGAGagataaattaaaatggaggaAACATCTAATTTGAAGAAACTACAATTTTATtgtaaaatcaataaataaagaaaGGAGATAATTAgtagacatatatatacccGTATAGTGGCAAGAAAGACGGGGCGACGTGCGAGGAGTTTCAAGGGAGATAGACTCGAGGTAGTGTAAAAGTAGAGAAACTGATAGATACCCATATTGGATATCTCCTCCTTTTCACTTCACAATTTACAATATCTTACAATGAAGAGAGGTCTTTTTAACACAATAACATGCAACTTTTTTTCTCCTTATGAGCTTTAGAGTTTGGCAAAGGATCAATAGACAATAAGTTAGGAGGCAAGTGGCACACGAAGAGTCCTTTAGTACATCTTATGAGCTTTAAACAGATACCACTTGTCCCTATACGTGGCCGATCATTTGCCTGCCTCGTCTTATTTCTACCATTGTAGAATCTTTGACATAACGTTAGTTTCGTCCTTTCAAGTCTATCTATCTCAAACTTTCCATTGATTTATGCGGTGTCGATGTTTGATTTTGAGgggaaaaaaatacaatctGTCAATTATGTTATGCcgtttatttgatttgttactttatttttaattgatttttaaattattttttatgaaatctTAATGGTTAATTGAATCgacaataattattaattacaaactgatatttattaatttaacatGTCTATAAATTAATATCCGATAAATTAAATCGATAAATTTTAAACTCGAATCAAAACAACTGATACGTTGACCTAGTGAAAAGGAGACAAAAACTTTGAATGTATAAAgcttatttctctatttttgttaaaaactatttttcttatttttaataattaaattttttgaaaaaatatttgaccaaaaaaattgaaaaacctCACCAAAGAATTGATCATTTTTTAACGGGAAATTTTCGCATATAGctactcaaaaatattttaattatgctctataactatagtttgctaattataATTCGTAGCTATAATTATAacaatgtttgtataattccCGCAACAtttgtatacgtttgtataattcgctatacaattcgcaatttttgtataacgtttgtatattttactatacaattcatgcacaacgtttgtataattcgctatataaTTTGtaatgtttgtatatttcgctatataGTTCGATTCAcgcacaacatttgtataaatttgaattagaTAAAATTCAACTGTATAGTTACGCAAATTATATAAAACTCAAACTATAATTACAGCTACATATTTATCGCGAAccataattaatttaaactatatctattttaactaattaattaatatatatttgattatcCGCCTAATTTTCTCGTTTTTAATGGGATATCGGGCCGATAGGGTTTATTAACTTGCCTTATATCGTCAGTTCCTCTCTTTGCCCAAGCCAAAATTTCCTTCTTCGACAACAATATTCATATTCTTCCTAACTTCTTTAATGGAGTCCAATGGCGTAGAAGCAACTCGTATTCGCCAGGAAATCGATTCCTTAAAGTCTAGCAGGAGAAACATAGAGCAACAAATTTCAGCTCTCGAAGCTCAGCttcatcaacttgaaatcaattcaaatattGTATGTACTTCGTCGCTTTCCAATGGAGATTTGGGGAGTTCAAATGGTTTATCTCCCGATATGATATACAGATACAGTCGTCACCTATTGCTTCCTTCATTTGGCGTTCAAGGTTTGGTTCTGTTCAATTGCAGTGAGCATAGTTAATTGACTTGAATAATTAACTATTTCTGTTTGATAATTGAGATTTATTGTTGGAATTAGGTCAGGCGAATTTGTTGAAATCTTCAGTTTTGGTTATTGGAGCTGGAGGTTTAGGATCACCTGCTCTATTATATCTTGCTGCCTGTGGAGTTGGTAATATATGTCCTTGAATTCGTATTTCTTTCTTCTCTCGTATTCAGAATTTAAGTTAGTGAATGGAGTCAAATAAGGAATTTTCGATTATGCAATGCCGTTGACCTACTGTTTGAGTTGTTTGGAATCACGTTTTTCTTATGGTATTTTGCAGGTCGAATAGGTATCGTTGATCATGATGTAGTGGAACTTAACAATCTGCAGAGGCAGGTAGATTTTCAATCGATAGCTATGTGTTTTATGCTCTGGCTATTGAATTTGATGCATGTCGTTTTTGCCAAGTGATTTTGAGAGTTTAGCGATTTCTTTTAATAAGCTAATTGGCTGTGGTGTTGACATTGTCTTCCAGATAATACATACGGAAGCATATATTGGAAAGTCTAAAGTAGAGTCAGCTGCTGCTACTTGTCGCTTGTAAGTCGCAGATAGATTAACCTTGTTTTGCCTTGAGTCTGCATTTAATGTTctaatttatttgtttgtttgttttaggATCAACTCTTCCACTCAGATTGTTGAGCACAAAGAAGCATTCCGCACGTCCAATGCTTTGGAAATTGTGAGCAAGTATAGTTCAATAACACTTATTTGTATATGgttgcatgattttattttttatgtgtatCTCTATTGATGTTTTGTGCTGGATCTTTTTTCACATTTGGTTAAGTAGAGGGCGAGATTTGACATATCCTTGCTTAATGGTATTTCTCAGATATGATGTGGTAGTTGATGCAACAGACAATGCTCCAAGCCGCTACATGATTAATGATTGCTGCGTTGTGCTTGGGAAGGTTAGCTGTTTCTTTCTTTGATAAGTTAGCTGATTCTTGTGATGTTCTCATTTTATACAAATTCTGCTGGTAACAATGATATTTTATTGAAAGATGGATTCCTATACACTATACAATTGCCTTTGGATGCAATAACTTTTCCTTCCTTTGGATTACGTATTCCAGGATCTTTCACGTTTATCCTAACTGGCagcttttcataaaattatatattggTATGATCATGTTTTTTTGGTATGAATATTATTACATGGACATACAGACACTAAGCTCATATTGCAAATGTGAAATTGGATGATAAGCTCATTTGGATGTTGGTCCATTCATCTGATAACTGTCTTATTTGTATTAACAGCCTCTTGTATCTGGAGCTGCTCTAGGACTAGAAGGGCAGGTACCATTTCCTGACAGCATTCATCATTCCCAGAGGTTTTGTGTTTTCCTAAACTTCGAATTGATTGGTAACTCTATGCTCCGAATGGTTTGTATAGCTGACAGTTTACAATTACAATGGAGGTCCATGCTATCGATGCCTATTTCCAACTCCTCCACCCACAAATGCTTGTCAGAGATGTGCTGACAGTGGAGTACTGGGAGTTGGTAAGTTGTTCTTTTCTCCAAATAGCCATCTAAATCTCCTGTCATTTTTCAAGAAGTCTCTGGATTCCTAGATTATCTCATATTATATCTCTCATATGTGAAATTTCCTTAGTTTTCCGAAACAAACTTCTCTCTTTGGTTTGTGTAGTAGTTATCTACTTATCTTGTTTATAACAATGATTAGAGACTTGGAGAGGAAAATATTGATGCCATGCCAAACCTGGATAACTCTTTTGGAATGTAACTGTTTTCTGTGTATTATTTTTAGGATTTAATTGTGAAACATGTGGTGTTGGCAGCATGATATTACTTTAGGTCATTCTCTCAGTTTTATTTTTTCCCTTCACTTCAGTTCCAGGTGTTATTGGATGTCTTCAAGCCTTAGAGGCCATAAAGGTTGCTAGCTTGGTTGGAGAACCACTCTCTGGGAGAATGCTTCTTTTGGATGCCCTGTCAAGCCGGTTCCGCAATGTGTGTTTGATATTCTAATTTCTCATACTTCCAGTCGCTTTGttctttattctttctgagcagAGGAGATATTGCAGTCTTTGTATTTTGCATTCTAAAATAATCAGTGAGCAAAAGACGAAATTAGGTAGAACTAAGGTGAGgcacaataatatatatatatatatattacgatAAATCTTGTTGGAGTAGACAATAAACTTTTAAATAGATAGTAAGTAGGACGTGAAAATAGTTAAACAACAAGACTCTAAAAAAGATATCTGGAatcat
Protein-coding sequences here:
- the LOC129891997 gene encoding endoglucanase 11-like, which gives rise to METSKIHFKFSRNIFFLQQWTALFFTFVFVIPLIQSLNYSEALSKSLLYFEAQRSGRLPYNQRAIWRHHSGLTDGLDQGVDLVGGYYDAGDNVKFQLPMAFTITMLSWSVIEYGEDIAAAGEYRYALEAIKWGTDYFVKAHTHPYVLWVQVGEGDTDHYCWQRPEDMTTSRRAYKIDEAHPGSDVAGETAAALAAASIVFRKTNPHYSHLLLVHAEQLFEFGDKFRGKYDTSVGAAKGYYPSLSGYKDELLWAAMWLYKATDKSYYLKYALQNAQSFGGTTWAISEFSWDVKYAGLQLLASTLPRQGKEEAKILQEYRSKGEYYVCSCLNQNNKTNVHRTPGGLLYIRQWNNMQYVSNAAFLLMVYSDHLRETNQMARCERRSVGPEEIFAFAKSQVDYILGLNPRGVSYLVGYGPKYPQRVHHRGASVDSYKKRKSFISCTQGYDNWFGRKNPNPNTLFGALVGGPDNKDRFNDHRRNYMQTEACTYNTAPLVGLFAKLHGLDRDIDIEDSTLFSAE
- the LOC129893203 gene encoding uncharacterized protein LOC129893203, whose amino-acid sequence is MGIYQFLYFYTTSSLSPLKLLARRPVFLATIRRYSKENYEHHAEEKAPTTAEEFIRVAEEMAEEKEEQVFSSQTIDKAQHAMKEATTTDSNFESVKESFKEGKKENFHKKGDDTDDLLKSNPQSQISS
- the LOC129892828 gene encoding adenylyltransferase and sulfurtransferase MOCS3 is translated as MESNGVEATRIRQEIDSLKSSRRNIEQQISALEAQLHQLEINSNIVCTSSLSNGDLGSSNGLSPDMIYRYSRHLLLPSFGVQGQANLLKSSVLVIGAGGLGSPALLYLAACGVGRIGIVDHDVVELNNLQRQIIHTEAYIGKSKVESAAATCRLINSSTQIVEHKEAFRTSNALEIVSKYDVVVDATDNAPSRYMINDCCVVLGKPLVSGAALGLEGQLTVYNYNGGPCYRCLFPTPPPTNACQRCADSGVLGVVPGVIGCLQALEAIKVASLVGEPLSGRMLLLDALSSRFRNVKLRGRSLQCEACGDHAVLTRQTFPEFDYEKFTQTPLSTGPLKLSLLSSDARISSKEYSEKVTEGEPHVLLDVRPAHHYKIVSLPNSMNIPLSTLEGRLPEISAALEKEAMKETLDSGSSASLFVICRRGNDSQKAVELLHKLGFTSAKDIIGGLESWAHNVDPKFPTY